In Camelus ferus isolate YT-003-E chromosome 5, BCGSAC_Cfer_1.0, whole genome shotgun sequence, one genomic interval encodes:
- the SPOPL gene encoding speckle-type POZ protein-like isoform X1: MSREPSPPLSGDMSAGPIAESWCYTQVKVVKFSYMWTINNFSFCREEMGEVLKSSTFSSSPSDKMKWCLRVNPKGLDDESKDYLSLYLLLVSCPKSEVRAKFKFSLLNAKREETKAMESQRAYRFVQGKDWGFKKFIRRDFLLDEANGLLPDDKLTLFCEVSVVQDSVNISGHTNTNTLKVPECRLAEDLGNLWENTRFTDCSFFVRGQEFKAHKSVLAARSPVFNAMFEHEMEESKKNRVEINDVDPEVFKEMMRFIYTGKAPNLDKMADNLLAAADKYALERLKVMCEEALCSNLSVENVADTLVLADLHSAEQLKAQAIDFINRCSVLRQLGCKDGKNWNSNQATDIMETSGWKSMIQSHPHLVAEAFRALASAQCPQFAVPRKRLKQS, translated from the exons ATGTCTCGGGAACCCAGTCCACCTCTCTCTGGAGATATGTCTGCTGGTCCTATAGCAGAAAGCTGGTGTTATACACAG gTTAAAGTAGTAAAATTTTCCTACATGTGGACCATTAATAACTTCAGTTTTTGTCGAGAAGAAATGGGTGAAGTGTTAAAAAGTTCAACATTTTCATCTAGCCCCAGTGACAAAATGAAATg gtGCCTGAGGGTAAATCCAAAGGGATTAGATGATGAAAGTAAAGACTACTTGTCCTTATATTTGCTTTTAGTCAGCTGTCCAAAAAGTGAAGTTCGAGCAAAATTCAAATTTTCCCTTCTGAATGctaaaagggaagaaacaaaagcaatgg AAAGCCAAAGAGCATATCGATTTGTACAAGGCAAGGactggggttttaaaaaattcattcgaAGGGATTTTTTGCTTGATGAAGCTAATGGTCTTTTACCAGATGACAAGCTTACATTATTTTGTGAG GTGAGTGTGGTCCAAGATTCAGTAAATATATCAGGACATACTAATACAAATACTTTGAAGGTGCCTGAATGTCGACTAGCAGAAGATTTAGGTAATCTCTGGGAAAACACAAGATTTACAGATTGCAGTTTTTTCGTGAGAGGACAAGAATTTAAAGCTCATAAATCTGTACTTGCAG CTCGATCCCCAGTTTTTAATGCAATGTTTGAACATGAAatggaagaaagcaaaaag AATCGAGTGGAAATAAATGATGTAGATCCTgaggtttttaaagaaatgatgagaTTCATTTACACAGGGAAAGCACCAAACCTTGACAAGATGGCTGACAACTTGTTGGCAGCTGCAGACAAA TATGCACTGGAGCGGCTGAAGGTCATGTGTGAAGAAGCTTTGTGCAGTAACCTCTCAGTAGAAAATGTTGCTGATACCCTTGTCCTTGCAGATTTGCACAGTGCAGAACAGTTGAAAGCACAAGCCATAGACTTTATTAATAG GTGCAGTGTACTTCGACAGCTTGGGTGTAAAGATGGGAAAAACTGGAACAGCAA CCAAGCAACAGACATAATGGAAACATCAGGGTGGAAGTCCATGATTCAGTCTCACCCTCACTTGGTAGCAGAGGCCTTCCGAGCACTAGCATCTGCACAGTGCCCACAGTTTGCTGTTCCACGGAAACGGCTAAAACAGTCTTGA
- the SPOPL gene encoding speckle-type POZ protein-like isoform X4: MLKGKKQKQWKAKEHIDLYKARTGVLKNSFEGIFCLMKLMVFYQMTSLHYFVSISSTACRRGGSIALPYLKICLLPLPCKWCCRQVSVVQDSVNISGHTNTNTLKVPECRLAEDLGNLWENTRFTDCSFFVRGQEFKAHKSVLAARSPVFNAMFEHEMEESKKNRVEINDVDPEVFKEMMRFIYTGKAPNLDKMADNLLAAADKYALERLKVMCEEALCSNLSVENVADTLVLADLHSAEQLKAQAIDFINRCSVLRQLGCKDGKNWNSNQATDIMETSGWKSMIQSHPHLVAEAFRALASAQCPQFAVPRKRLKQS, from the exons ATGctaaaagggaagaaacaaaagcaatgg AAAGCCAAAGAGCATATCGATTTGTACAAGGCAAGGactggggttttaaaaaattcattcgaAGGGATTTTTTGCTTGATGAAGCTAATGGTCTTTTACCAGATGACAAGCTTACATTATTTTGTGAG CATCTCCAGCACTGCttgcagaagaggaggaagcattGCACTGCCCTACCTAAAGatctgcctcctccccctcccctgcaagTGGTGCTGTAGACAG GTGAGTGTGGTCCAAGATTCAGTAAATATATCAGGACATACTAATACAAATACTTTGAAGGTGCCTGAATGTCGACTAGCAGAAGATTTAGGTAATCTCTGGGAAAACACAAGATTTACAGATTGCAGTTTTTTCGTGAGAGGACAAGAATTTAAAGCTCATAAATCTGTACTTGCAG CTCGATCCCCAGTTTTTAATGCAATGTTTGAACATGAAatggaagaaagcaaaaag AATCGAGTGGAAATAAATGATGTAGATCCTgaggtttttaaagaaatgatgagaTTCATTTACACAGGGAAAGCACCAAACCTTGACAAGATGGCTGACAACTTGTTGGCAGCTGCAGACAAA TATGCACTGGAGCGGCTGAAGGTCATGTGTGAAGAAGCTTTGTGCAGTAACCTCTCAGTAGAAAATGTTGCTGATACCCTTGTCCTTGCAGATTTGCACAGTGCAGAACAGTTGAAAGCACAAGCCATAGACTTTATTAATAG GTGCAGTGTACTTCGACAGCTTGGGTGTAAAGATGGGAAAAACTGGAACAGCAA CCAAGCAACAGACATAATGGAAACATCAGGGTGGAAGTCCATGATTCAGTCTCACCCTCACTTGGTAGCAGAGGCCTTCCGAGCACTAGCATCTGCACAGTGCCCACAGTTTGCTGTTCCACGGAAACGGCTAAAACAGTCTTGA
- the SPOPL gene encoding speckle-type POZ protein-like isoform X2 — protein MSREPSPPLSGDMSAGPIAESWCYTQVKVVKFSYMWTINNFSFCREEMGEVLKSSTFSSSPSDKMKWCLRVNPKGLDDESKDYLSLYLLLVSCPKSEVRAKFKFSLLNAKREETKAMESQRAYRFVQGKDWGFKKFIRRDFLLDEANGLLPDDKLTLFCEVSVVQDSVNISGHTNTNTLKVPECRLAEDLGNLWENTRFTDCSFFVRGQEFKAHKSVLAARSPVFNAMFEHEMEESKKNRVEINDVDPEVFKEMMRFIYTGKAPNLDKMADNLLAAADKYALERLKVMCEEALCSNLSVENVADTLVLADLHSAEQLKAQAIDFINSQATDIMETSGWKSMIQSHPHLVAEAFRALASAQCPQFAVPRKRLKQS, from the exons ATGTCTCGGGAACCCAGTCCACCTCTCTCTGGAGATATGTCTGCTGGTCCTATAGCAGAAAGCTGGTGTTATACACAG gTTAAAGTAGTAAAATTTTCCTACATGTGGACCATTAATAACTTCAGTTTTTGTCGAGAAGAAATGGGTGAAGTGTTAAAAAGTTCAACATTTTCATCTAGCCCCAGTGACAAAATGAAATg gtGCCTGAGGGTAAATCCAAAGGGATTAGATGATGAAAGTAAAGACTACTTGTCCTTATATTTGCTTTTAGTCAGCTGTCCAAAAAGTGAAGTTCGAGCAAAATTCAAATTTTCCCTTCTGAATGctaaaagggaagaaacaaaagcaatgg AAAGCCAAAGAGCATATCGATTTGTACAAGGCAAGGactggggttttaaaaaattcattcgaAGGGATTTTTTGCTTGATGAAGCTAATGGTCTTTTACCAGATGACAAGCTTACATTATTTTGTGAG GTGAGTGTGGTCCAAGATTCAGTAAATATATCAGGACATACTAATACAAATACTTTGAAGGTGCCTGAATGTCGACTAGCAGAAGATTTAGGTAATCTCTGGGAAAACACAAGATTTACAGATTGCAGTTTTTTCGTGAGAGGACAAGAATTTAAAGCTCATAAATCTGTACTTGCAG CTCGATCCCCAGTTTTTAATGCAATGTTTGAACATGAAatggaagaaagcaaaaag AATCGAGTGGAAATAAATGATGTAGATCCTgaggtttttaaagaaatgatgagaTTCATTTACACAGGGAAAGCACCAAACCTTGACAAGATGGCTGACAACTTGTTGGCAGCTGCAGACAAA TATGCACTGGAGCGGCTGAAGGTCATGTGTGAAGAAGCTTTGTGCAGTAACCTCTCAGTAGAAAATGTTGCTGATACCCTTGTCCTTGCAGATTTGCACAGTGCAGAACAGTTGAAAGCACAAGCCATAGACTTTATTAATAG CCAAGCAACAGACATAATGGAAACATCAGGGTGGAAGTCCATGATTCAGTCTCACCCTCACTTGGTAGCAGAGGCCTTCCGAGCACTAGCATCTGCACAGTGCCCACAGTTTGCTGTTCCACGGAAACGGCTAAAACAGTCTTGA
- the SPOPL gene encoding speckle-type POZ protein-like isoform X3, with the protein MWTINNFSFCREEMGEVLKSSTFSSSPSDKMKWCLRVNPKGLDDESKDYLSLYLLLVSCPKSEVRAKFKFSLLNAKREETKAMESQRAYRFVQGKDWGFKKFIRRDFLLDEANGLLPDDKLTLFCEVSVVQDSVNISGHTNTNTLKVPECRLAEDLGNLWENTRFTDCSFFVRGQEFKAHKSVLAARSPVFNAMFEHEMEESKKNRVEINDVDPEVFKEMMRFIYTGKAPNLDKMADNLLAAADKYALERLKVMCEEALCSNLSVENVADTLVLADLHSAEQLKAQAIDFINRCSVLRQLGCKDGKNWNSNQATDIMETSGWKSMIQSHPHLVAEAFRALASAQCPQFAVPRKRLKQS; encoded by the exons ATGTGGACCATTAATAACTTCAGTTTTTGTCGAGAAGAAATGGGTGAAGTGTTAAAAAGTTCAACATTTTCATCTAGCCCCAGTGACAAAATGAAATg gtGCCTGAGGGTAAATCCAAAGGGATTAGATGATGAAAGTAAAGACTACTTGTCCTTATATTTGCTTTTAGTCAGCTGTCCAAAAAGTGAAGTTCGAGCAAAATTCAAATTTTCCCTTCTGAATGctaaaagggaagaaacaaaagcaatgg AAAGCCAAAGAGCATATCGATTTGTACAAGGCAAGGactggggttttaaaaaattcattcgaAGGGATTTTTTGCTTGATGAAGCTAATGGTCTTTTACCAGATGACAAGCTTACATTATTTTGTGAG GTGAGTGTGGTCCAAGATTCAGTAAATATATCAGGACATACTAATACAAATACTTTGAAGGTGCCTGAATGTCGACTAGCAGAAGATTTAGGTAATCTCTGGGAAAACACAAGATTTACAGATTGCAGTTTTTTCGTGAGAGGACAAGAATTTAAAGCTCATAAATCTGTACTTGCAG CTCGATCCCCAGTTTTTAATGCAATGTTTGAACATGAAatggaagaaagcaaaaag AATCGAGTGGAAATAAATGATGTAGATCCTgaggtttttaaagaaatgatgagaTTCATTTACACAGGGAAAGCACCAAACCTTGACAAGATGGCTGACAACTTGTTGGCAGCTGCAGACAAA TATGCACTGGAGCGGCTGAAGGTCATGTGTGAAGAAGCTTTGTGCAGTAACCTCTCAGTAGAAAATGTTGCTGATACCCTTGTCCTTGCAGATTTGCACAGTGCAGAACAGTTGAAAGCACAAGCCATAGACTTTATTAATAG GTGCAGTGTACTTCGACAGCTTGGGTGTAAAGATGGGAAAAACTGGAACAGCAA CCAAGCAACAGACATAATGGAAACATCAGGGTGGAAGTCCATGATTCAGTCTCACCCTCACTTGGTAGCAGAGGCCTTCCGAGCACTAGCATCTGCACAGTGCCCACAGTTTGCTGTTCCACGGAAACGGCTAAAACAGTCTTGA